In the genome of Gloeotrichia echinulata CP02, one region contains:
- the def gene encoding peptide deformylase has product MPPEIAVEKTKLKNPPLELHYLGDRVLRQPAKRIPKVDDELRQLIREMLQTMYSKDGIGLAAPQVGVHKQLIVIDLEPDNPANPPLVLINPTIKFFSKEICVAQEGCLSIPNVYLDVKRPEVVEIVYKDENGRPRTLKANDLLGRCIQHEMDHLNGVVFVDRVDNSLTLTQELSKNGFSYQAVKPLT; this is encoded by the coding sequence ATGCCCCCTGAAATTGCTGTAGAGAAAACAAAGTTAAAAAATCCGCCATTGGAGCTTCATTATTTAGGCGATCGCGTTCTGCGTCAACCAGCCAAGCGGATTCCAAAAGTAGATGATGAACTACGTCAACTGATACGCGAAATGCTGCAAACTATGTACAGCAAAGATGGAATTGGTTTGGCTGCGCCCCAAGTCGGAGTTCATAAACAACTAATTGTTATCGACCTGGAACCAGATAACCCAGCTAATCCACCTTTGGTGTTGATTAACCCTACCATTAAATTCTTCAGCAAAGAAATCTGCGTAGCCCAAGAAGGCTGTTTGAGCATTCCCAACGTTTATCTGGATGTCAAGCGCCCCGAAGTCGTGGAAATTGTCTATAAAGATGAAAATGGTCGTCCCCGAACATTAAAGGCTAATGACCTCCTCGGACGCTGTATTCAGCATGAGATGGATCACCTCAACGGCGTGGTATTTGTAGACCGTGTGGATAACTCCTTGACTTTGACCCAGGAACTATCGAAGAATGGCTTCTCGTATCAAGCGGTGAAACCATTAACATAA
- a CDS encoding helix-turn-helix domain-containing protein, whose translation MLLTSIKTKLKLTADQKILMSKHAGISRFTYNWGLATWQALYQSGYQPNHLILKKFWLLRV comes from the coding sequence GTGTTACTGACTTCCATCAAAACCAAGTTAAAATTGACTGCTGACCAGAAAATTCTGATGTCAAAACATGCCGGCATATCCCGATTTACATACAATTGGGGACTTGCTACATGGCAAGCATTGTATCAATCTGGATATCAACCCAATCACTTGATTTTGAAAAAGTTCTGGCTCTTGCGTGTGTAG
- a CDS encoding DUF433 domain-containing protein, whose protein sequence is MTLASNEQATIIRTERGLTISGTRITLYDIMDLLKVQYPPKLIRNKFHLTDEQIEAALSFLEANRTQVEAEYQEVLRTREEIRQYWEERNSEHFTQTATKPHKPGQEALWRKLEEQKAKRTSKTP, encoded by the coding sequence ATGACTTTGGCATCTAATGAACAAGCCACTATCATTCGCACAGAACGTGGACTCACGATTTCCGGAACACGCATTACCCTCTATGACATAATGGATCTGTTGAAGGTTCAGTATCCCCCTAAGTTAATCCGCAATAAATTTCACCTCACTGATGAGCAAATAGAGGCTGCATTGTCTTTTCTAGAAGCGAATCGTACTCAGGTAGAAGCTGAGTATCAAGAAGTTCTCCGAACCAGAGAGGAAATTCGCCAGTATTGGGAAGAACGCAACAGCGAACATTTTACCCAAACCGCTACTAAGCCGCACAAACCAGGTCAAGAAGCTCTCTGGAGAAAGCTAGAGGAGCAAAAAGCCAAACGTACCTCAAAAACGCCATGA
- the aat gene encoding leucyl/phenylalanyl-tRNA--protein transferase produces the protein MQYDIAAIVQGYSQGYFLMADDSDGLAWYGSRDRTLIPLDDRFRYPTSLRRVLNQERFTVAINRDFNAVVAGCANRKITWISAELAEIYWLLYENGFAYSFETWLGDELAGGILGIVIGGAFIGESMFYRIPEGSKVAMVKLVERLREREFVLFDAQMMNPHLARFGAYRVEDQEYQILLHKALQRQCNLV, from the coding sequence ATGCAATATGATATCGCTGCTATTGTTCAAGGCTATTCTCAAGGCTATTTTCTCATGGCTGACGACAGCGATGGACTGGCATGGTACGGTAGTCGCGATCGCACACTGATTCCCTTAGATGACCGATTTCGCTATCCTACATCTTTGCGGCGTGTTTTAAATCAAGAACGGTTTACCGTGGCTATTAACCGTGATTTTAATGCTGTGGTAGCTGGTTGTGCTAACCGCAAAATAACTTGGATTTCTGCGGAATTAGCAGAAATCTACTGGCTACTTTACGAGAATGGTTTTGCTTATAGTTTTGAAACTTGGCTGGGTGACGAACTCGCTGGGGGAATTTTAGGAATTGTGATTGGTGGCGCTTTCATTGGCGAATCAATGTTTTACCGCATTCCTGAAGGCTCAAAGGTGGCGATGGTAAAGTTGGTAGAAAGGTTACGAGAAAGGGAATTTGTGCTGTTTGACGCCCAAATGATGAATCCGCATTTGGCCAGATTTGGTGCTTATCGGGTTGAGGATCAAGAGTATCAAATTCTACTACATAAAGCCTTGCAACGCCAGTGTAATTTGGTGTAA
- the rpsN gene encoding 30S ribosomal protein S14, giving the protein MAKKSMIEREKKRAKLVEKYADKREALQIEFQNAESPLDKLEIHRKIQQLPRNSAPTRHRNRCWVTGRPRGVYRDFGLSRNVLREWAHEGLLPGVVKSSW; this is encoded by the coding sequence ATGGCAAAAAAGAGCATGATTGAGCGCGAGAAAAAACGCGCCAAATTGGTAGAAAAATATGCAGATAAGCGGGAAGCGTTGCAGATTGAGTTCCAAAATGCAGAATCTCCCCTAGATAAGCTAGAAATTCACCGGAAAATTCAACAATTACCCCGCAATAGTGCGCCTACCCGTCACCGCAACCGCTGCTGGGTAACTGGTCGTCCTAGAGGCGTTTATCGCGACTTTGGGCTGTCTCGGAACGTCCTGCGGGAATGGGCCCACGAAGGTCTGTTACCCGGAGTTGTTAAGTCTAGCTGGTAG
- the nth gene encoding endonuclease III, with amino-acid sequence MGTKIIPVSINLGASDLRRRAREILVRLQRLYPDATCSLTYSTPVQLLVATILSAQCTDERVNKVTPALFSRFPDAASLADADLAELENLVRSTGFYRNKSKNIQAACRMIVTEFNSVVPNTMEQLLQLPGVARKTANVVLAHAYGINSGVTVDTHVKRLSQRLGLTQHPDPIRIEQDLMKLLPQPDWENWSIRLIYHGRAICKARSPDCVACQLADICPTAQGLTIKI; translated from the coding sequence GTGGGTACAAAAATTATTCCAGTGAGTATCAATTTGGGTGCGTCAGATTTGAGAAGACGGGCTAGAGAAATTTTAGTTCGCCTGCAGCGTCTTTATCCAGATGCAACTTGCTCTTTGACCTACTCAACGCCTGTACAATTGCTGGTGGCAACGATTCTCTCCGCTCAATGTACAGATGAGCGGGTGAATAAAGTTACACCAGCATTATTCAGTCGGTTTCCCGATGCAGCGAGTTTGGCAGATGCTGATTTAGCAGAGTTAGAAAATTTGGTGCGTTCCACAGGATTTTACCGCAATAAGTCCAAGAATATTCAAGCCGCCTGTCGGATGATTGTCACGGAGTTTAACTCTGTTGTGCCTAATACAATGGAGCAGTTGTTGCAGCTTCCTGGTGTGGCGCGGAAGACTGCAAATGTAGTCTTAGCTCATGCGTATGGCATTAACTCAGGAGTGACGGTAGATACTCACGTCAAGCGCCTTAGTCAACGCTTGGGTTTAACTCAACATCCAGACCCCATCCGCATTGAACAAGATTTAATGAAGTTATTACCCCAACCAGATTGGGAAAATTGGTCAATTCGGCTGATTTATCACGGTCGGGCGATTTGTAAAGCCCGTTCTCCTGACTGTGTTGCTTGTCAACTGGCTGATATTTGCCCAACCGCTCAGGGACTGACAATTAAAATATAA
- the rseP gene encoding RIP metalloprotease RseP: MSVLAAIAVLAVLILVHELGHFIAARSQGIHVNRFSLGFGPVIWKYQGPQTEYAIRAFPLGGFVGFPDDEPDSVIPPNDPNLLRNRPILDRAIVISAGVIANLLFAYLLLVGQVSFVGMGQASQPGVLIQQLAPEVSSVASNAGIKPGDVIIAANQHQFGTSLQEIDAFRDLIKNNAGKSIQLEILRGDQKLSLNVVPEPKSNGGTIGIGLSPNGQVERRRITNPVEALSVGATEFQRIVSMTFKGFGQLITNFGETASQVAGPIKIVEIGANIAQKDTGSLFFFAALISINLAIINILPLPALDGGQLAFLLIEGLRGKPLPTRIQDGVMQTGLVLLLGLGIFLIVKETTQLTSQLEWVQKLFQ, translated from the coding sequence ATGTCAGTTTTAGCAGCGATCGCAGTCTTGGCTGTTTTGATTTTGGTACACGAACTAGGACATTTCATTGCAGCACGTTCTCAAGGGATTCACGTTAACCGCTTTTCTTTAGGTTTTGGCCCTGTAATTTGGAAGTACCAAGGTCCGCAAACTGAATATGCTATCCGCGCCTTTCCTTTGGGCGGCTTTGTCGGCTTTCCCGATGATGAGCCAGATAGTGTTATTCCACCCAATGACCCGAATCTACTGCGTAACCGTCCTATTTTAGATCGGGCGATCGTCATCAGTGCAGGTGTGATCGCCAATTTATTATTTGCTTATTTGTTGCTGGTAGGACAGGTTAGCTTTGTCGGTATGGGACAAGCAAGTCAACCTGGTGTGTTAATTCAGCAACTCGCACCAGAGGTCAGTTCTGTAGCTAGCAATGCGGGGATTAAGCCAGGAGATGTCATCATAGCGGCTAATCAACACCAATTTGGGACTTCACTGCAAGAAATTGACGCTTTTCGGGATTTAATTAAAAATAATGCCGGGAAGTCCATTCAACTAGAAATCCTCCGTGGCGACCAAAAGCTATCTTTAAATGTCGTTCCTGAGCCTAAGTCTAATGGTGGTACCATTGGTATTGGCCTTTCTCCCAATGGTCAAGTTGAACGTCGTCGCATTACTAATCCTGTCGAGGCTTTGAGTGTTGGTGCGACTGAATTTCAGCGGATTGTGTCCATGACATTTAAAGGTTTTGGACAACTGATCACCAATTTCGGCGAAACAGCCTCTCAAGTAGCAGGTCCAATTAAAATTGTGGAAATTGGTGCTAATATTGCCCAAAAAGATACAGGCAGTTTGTTCTTCTTTGCGGCGCTGATTAGCATTAACCTGGCGATCATCAATATTCTGCCTTTACCAGCCTTGGATGGCGGACAATTGGCTTTTCTGTTGATTGAAGGTCTGCGCGGTAAGCCCTTACCTACCCGCATTCAAGATGGTGTCATGCAAACTGGTTTAGTGCTACTCTTAGGATTAGGAATTTTTCTGATTGTCAAGGAAACTACTCAGTTAACTAGTCAGTTAGAGTGGGTACAAAAATTATTCCAGTGA
- a CDS encoding 2Fe-2S iron-sulfur cluster-binding protein: MHVRVRFLPDDVTVEAEVGEALLDVAERARVLIPTGCLMGSCHACTVELDDGEIIRACISAVPPKPEELTIHLFSDPTW, translated from the coding sequence ATGCATGTCCGCGTCCGCTTTTTACCAGATGATGTCACAGTAGAAGCCGAAGTGGGAGAAGCCCTCTTAGATGTAGCCGAACGGGCTAGAGTACTGATTCCCACTGGCTGTCTCATGGGGTCTTGTCACGCCTGTACTGTGGAATTAGACGATGGAGAGATTATCCGCGCCTGTATTTCAGCAGTTCCACCAAAACCAGAGGAATTAACAATTCATTTGTTTAGTGACCCCACTTGGTAA
- the cobQ gene encoding cobyric acid synthase CobQ has translation MKSIMVVGTTSHAGKSLLTTAMCRILSRRGWRVAPFKGQNMALNAYVTASGGEIGYAQAVQAWAAGVVPWVEMNPILLKPQGDMTSQVIIKGKPVGKVGAADYYEQYFELGWQSIQESLQHLGTEFDLVVCEGAGSPAEINLKHRDLTNMRVAKYLNAPTLLVVDIDRGGAFAHIIGTLELLDQDERDLIKGIVINKFRGQRSLLEPGIKWLEERTGIPVVGVIPYLDYVLPAEDSLDLLERKTQKSQGDLNIAVIRLPRISNFTDFDPLESEPTVSVKYLSAKQDLGHPDAVIIPGTKTTIPDLILLQRSGMAEAIQNYAASGGTVLGICGGYQMLGQIIADPEGIEGQAGRYQGLSLLPIKTVITGQKIARQRQVSSNFPQMGLPVTGFEIHQGRSRIEQQTDSQSYQPLFDDHNLGLVDSCQSVWGTYLHGIFDNGPWRRAWLNRLRQQRGLKSLPTGVANYREQREQILDSLATEIESYLDLTPFLS, from the coding sequence ATGAAATCAATTATGGTAGTGGGGACAACGTCCCACGCAGGGAAATCACTCTTAACCACAGCTATGTGTCGCATTCTGTCACGGCGTGGCTGGCGAGTGGCTCCCTTTAAAGGTCAAAATATGGCTTTAAATGCTTATGTAACCGCCAGTGGTGGAGAAATTGGCTACGCCCAAGCAGTACAAGCTTGGGCTGCGGGAGTTGTTCCTTGGGTGGAAATGAACCCGATTTTACTCAAGCCCCAAGGGGATATGACCTCCCAAGTAATTATCAAAGGTAAACCTGTAGGTAAAGTAGGTGCGGCGGATTATTACGAGCAATATTTTGAACTAGGTTGGCAGTCAATACAAGAATCCCTACAGCATTTAGGGACAGAATTTGATTTGGTCGTTTGTGAAGGTGCTGGTAGTCCAGCGGAAATTAACCTCAAGCACCGCGATTTAACCAATATGCGGGTGGCGAAATATTTAAATGCACCGACACTACTGGTAGTTGATATTGACCGGGGTGGCGCTTTCGCCCATATCATCGGCACCCTGGAGTTACTCGACCAGGATGAACGCGACCTAATTAAAGGTATAGTAATTAATAAGTTTCGTGGACAGCGATCGCTCTTGGAGCCAGGGATAAAATGGTTGGAAGAACGTACTGGTATCCCCGTGGTGGGTGTTATTCCTTATTTAGATTACGTCTTACCAGCAGAAGACTCCCTGGATCTGTTGGAACGTAAAACCCAAAAAAGCCAAGGCGACCTGAATATTGCCGTTATCCGCTTACCAAGAATTTCCAACTTTACCGATTTTGACCCCCTGGAATCAGAACCAACGGTTTCCGTAAAATACTTAAGTGCAAAGCAAGATTTAGGACATCCAGATGCAGTAATTATCCCAGGAACCAAGACGACAATTCCTGACTTAATACTGTTGCAAAGAAGCGGGATGGCAGAAGCGATACAAAACTATGCCGCATCTGGTGGCACAGTTTTGGGCATCTGCGGTGGCTACCAAATGCTGGGTCAAATCATCGCCGATCCAGAGGGAATAGAAGGACAAGCAGGCAGATATCAGGGTTTGAGTCTACTACCTATTAAGACTGTGATTACAGGGCAGAAAATCGCCCGTCAACGCCAAGTAAGCTCGAATTTCCCGCAAATGGGCTTACCAGTGACAGGATTTGAAATTCACCAGGGGCGATCGCGCATCGAACAGCAAACCGATAGCCAATCCTACCAACCCCTATTTGACGATCATAATTTAGGATTAGTAGATAGTTGTCAATCAGTTTGGGGTACTTATCTCCACGGGATTTTTGACAATGGCCCTTGGCGACGCGCTTGGTTAAATCGTCTCCGTCAACAGCGGGGTTTGAAATCCTTACCTACTGGTGTCGCCAACTACCGAGAACAGCGAGAACAAATTTTGGATTCTCTAGCCACTGAAATTGAAAGTTATTTAGACTTAACACCCTTTTTGTCATAG
- a CDS encoding Npun_F0494 family protein, with translation MPAVETQNPKTFFYPSSTVERAERSLVCSPFKQSLFATMRHQSVSVSAIAQENGLQQGYTKRRLSELACDNALDWLIQVGVLRREVDGQGITDAFRLTPLGQQLLEKYQGKNWRTPSWRDRLYDAVIRWFRLPF, from the coding sequence ATGCCTGCTGTTGAAACCCAAAACCCAAAAACATTTTTCTATCCTTCTAGCACTGTAGAACGAGCCGAGCGATCGCTGGTGTGTTCTCCGTTCAAACAGTCTTTATTTGCAACGATGCGGCACCAAAGTGTGTCAGTCAGTGCGATCGCCCAAGAAAATGGACTCCAGCAAGGCTACACCAAACGCCGTTTATCAGAATTGGCTTGTGATAACGCCTTAGACTGGCTGATTCAAGTCGGTGTCCTGCGGCGAGAAGTTGATGGACAGGGAATTACAGACGCTTTCCGCCTTACTCCCCTAGGTCAACAGTTGCTAGAAAAATATCAAGGAAAAAATTGGCGTACTCCCTCATGGCGCGATCGCCTATACGATGCGGTGATTCGTTGGTTCAGACTACCGTTTTAG
- a CDS encoding peroxiredoxin, translating into MPLAVGTDAPAFTAKDTNGNTVSLSDFAGKTVVLYFYPKDDTPGCTKQACSFRDAQPDYQGKDVVVLGVSADDEASHQAFTAKYNLNFPLLADTDKSLITAFDVDGGGYAKRVTYVISPDGKIIHVDASVNTTTHASDVLAALAL; encoded by the coding sequence ATGCCTCTAGCAGTTGGTACGGATGCGCCTGCATTTACCGCCAAAGATACTAACGGAAACACGGTCTCATTATCTGATTTCGCCGGCAAAACGGTGGTTTTATATTTTTACCCCAAAGATGATACTCCAGGCTGCACCAAACAAGCTTGTAGCTTTCGCGATGCCCAACCTGATTATCAAGGGAAAGATGTTGTAGTGCTGGGTGTGAGTGCAGATGATGAAGCTTCCCATCAGGCATTCACCGCCAAATATAATCTGAATTTCCCCCTACTGGCTGACACCGACAAAAGCTTGATCACAGCTTTTGATGTCGATGGTGGTGGTTATGCCAAGCGCGTTACCTACGTAATTAGCCCCGATGGCAAAATTATCCATGTTGACGCCAGTGTCAACACAACTACCCATGCTAGCGATGTGTTAGCTGCACTAGCACTGTAG
- a CDS encoding ABC transporter permease codes for MTSTSKTDPNWQPAKSPQAYANAAPNFLGELVQETLALTRRLFIQLQRRPSSLVAGIIQPVMWLVLFGALFQNAPKGIFGSTTNYGQFLAAGVIVFTAFAGALNAGLPVMFDREFGFLNRLLVAPLASRFSIVFASAIFIISQSLLQAAVIVVAAAFLGAGLPDAAGLSAIALIVFLLALGVTAISLGLAFALPGHIELIAVIFVTNLPLLFASTALAPLSFMPPWLQVVATLNPLSYAIEPIRYLYLHSNWGLSSLVMQAPWGAVTFGEALLVLLGFAVVALLSIQPQLRRTLA; via the coding sequence ATGACTAGTACTTCCAAAACTGATCCAAATTGGCAGCCTGCAAAATCGCCACAAGCGTATGCTAATGCTGCTCCTAATTTTCTCGGTGAATTGGTACAAGAGACGTTGGCTTTAACTCGTCGCTTGTTTATTCAGTTACAACGCCGTCCCTCAAGCTTGGTGGCGGGAATTATTCAGCCGGTGATGTGGCTAGTGCTATTTGGTGCTTTGTTTCAAAATGCACCCAAGGGCATCTTTGGCAGTACGACAAATTACGGTCAATTTTTGGCTGCAGGCGTTATTGTTTTTACAGCTTTTGCTGGGGCACTAAATGCCGGTTTGCCCGTCATGTTTGATCGAGAGTTCGGCTTTTTAAATCGGTTGCTGGTGGCGCCGTTAGCGTCGCGGTTTTCGATAGTTTTTGCTTCAGCAATCTTTATTATCAGCCAAAGTTTGCTGCAAGCGGCGGTGATTGTCGTAGCAGCAGCCTTTTTAGGGGCTGGATTACCAGATGCTGCGGGGTTGAGTGCGATCGCCCTAATTGTGTTTCTCCTGGCTTTGGGTGTCACAGCCATCTCCCTCGGCTTGGCCTTTGCCCTACCTGGACACATTGAACTAATTGCAGTGATTTTTGTCACAAACCTGCCTTTACTGTTTGCTAGTACCGCTTTAGCACCTTTATCTTTCATGCCTCCGTGGTTACAGGTAGTCGCTACCCTGAATCCTCTCAGCTACGCCATTGAACCGATTCGCTATCTCTATCTCCACAGCAATTGGGGATTGAGTAGCCTGGTGATGCAAGCGCCTTGGGGTGCCGTCACCTTTGGCGAAGCATTACTGGTGCTACTTGGCTTTGCCGTTGTCGCCTTGTTAAGCATTCAGCCGCAATTACGCCGAACTCTTGCTTAA
- a CDS encoding ABC transporter ATP-binding protein — MPPAVLIQNLQKRYGSVIAVKDVSFMVEPGEIFGLLGPNGAGKTTTLRALCTLTTPDAGKIEVSGISVLDNPKLARQRLGYVAQEVALDKVLTGRELLQLQAALYHLPGAVAKQRIETVLDLLDLQKYANKKTGTYSGGIRKRLDLAAGLLHAPDVLVLDEPTVGLDIESRFVVWEFLRKLRASGTTVLITSHYLEEIDALADRVAIIDRGVVIAAGTPSQLKDQVGGDRITLRIREFSPIEEAEKATNLLQALPLVQEVIINSAQGNSLNLVVTPQNDALSTIQQTLTAAGLPIFGIAQSRPSLDDVYLAATGKTLMDAELAAVANRDPKAEKKQNMR; from the coding sequence ATGCCTCCCGCCGTTTTAATTCAGAATCTGCAAAAGCGCTACGGTTCGGTGATTGCCGTCAAGGATGTCTCCTTTATGGTAGAACCTGGGGAAATCTTTGGTTTACTCGGTCCTAACGGTGCTGGCAAAACTACCACCTTGCGTGCCTTATGTACGCTCACCACACCGGATGCTGGCAAAATTGAAGTATCTGGCATATCTGTGCTGGATAATCCAAAACTGGCAAGACAACGGCTAGGCTATGTAGCCCAGGAAGTCGCTTTAGATAAGGTGCTGACTGGTAGAGAATTGCTGCAATTGCAAGCGGCGCTTTATCACCTTCCTGGTGCGGTCGCGAAACAGCGCATTGAGACAGTATTAGATTTACTCGATTTGCAGAAATACGCCAATAAAAAGACAGGAACATACTCAGGCGGTATCCGCAAGCGCCTTGATTTGGCGGCGGGATTACTCCATGCACCAGATGTCCTGGTGTTGGATGAGCCAACGGTGGGACTTGACATAGAAAGCCGTTTTGTGGTATGGGAATTTTTACGCAAGTTACGCGCCTCTGGAACAACGGTACTAATTACCAGCCATTATTTAGAAGAGATAGACGCCCTAGCCGATCGCGTAGCAATTATTGATCGCGGTGTTGTGATTGCAGCGGGCACACCTTCACAATTGAAAGATCAAGTAGGAGGCGATCGCATTACTTTGCGAATCCGCGAGTTTTCCCCCATTGAAGAAGCCGAAAAGGCCACAAACCTGCTGCAGGCTTTACCCTTGGTGCAAGAAGTGATTATTAACAGCGCCCAAGGTAATTCGCTTAACTTAGTAGTGACACCGCAAAATGATGCTTTGAGTACTATACAACAAACACTCACAGCCGCCGGCTTGCCCATTTTTGGCATAGCCCAATCTCGCCCCAGCCTAGATGATGTCTACCTCGCCGCCACAGGTAAAACCCTGATGGATGCAGAACTGGCCGCCGTCGCCAATCGCGATCCCAAGGCGGAGAAAAAGCAAAATATGAGATAG
- a CDS encoding condensation domain-containing protein, which translates to MLYNNLVAQNSGVDIEQMICLVHEKIDVLAFQQAWQRVVERHAVLRTSFDWESEREPQQCVHQNVIIPLEEQDWCGLSDTEQSTKLQVYLQSDRQRGLALKDGTCTHIRGIRYFLTYSFQPSERT; encoded by the coding sequence ATGCTGTATAACAATCTAGTTGCTCAAAATTCGGGAGTGGATATTGAGCAGATGATCTGTTTAGTACATGAAAAAATTGATGTTTTGGCATTTCAACAAGCATGGCAGAGAGTTGTAGAACGACACGCAGTTTTGAGAACTAGCTTTGATTGGGAAAGTGAACGAGAACCTCAGCAATGTGTGCATCAAAACGTCATAATTCCCCTGGAAGAGCAAGATTGGTGTGGTTTGTCTGACACAGAACAATCAACTAAATTGCAAGTCTATCTGCAAAGCGATCGCCAACGTGGTTTGGCGCTAAAAGATGGGACTTGCACCCACATTAGAGGTATCCGATATTTTTTAACGTACTCTTTTCAGCCGTCGGAGCGCACGTAA
- a CDS encoding aliphatic sulfonate ABC transporter substrate-binding protein: MKIPFLPQRRTALKRIVQYAVLGLFALSTPLVGSLVQSTQAQTKPGFTSKVINLAYQTSGDIVKVKKVVEPRFKALGVTVNWVGPFPAGPQLIEAMNAGKIDIGTVGETPPIFSQAAGITEVIYIAGRRPSKGLNQGIIVRADSPIKRLVDIKGKKVAFQRGSNAHYLLAKALREVGLKITDVQVVGLTPSEARDAFIQNKVEVWVGGDPFLALVERTIPIRNLRNAAGINTLGGFYLGRRQFVTQNPELVRVFLEEADKIGEWADKNPVEVAKAFAPELKLDVSVLETVSRRTIRRLRKLTPSIIAEQQRVADFYLQEKIIPRKIDIRETTPSPQLLEAITPKRLNQL; the protein is encoded by the coding sequence ATGAAAATACCATTCCTTCCCCAACGCCGCACAGCTTTAAAACGGATTGTGCAATATGCAGTATTGGGATTGTTTGCGCTCTCAACTCCCTTGGTGGGTAGTCTTGTACAAAGCACCCAAGCCCAAACCAAACCCGGATTTACCTCTAAAGTCATCAATTTGGCTTATCAAACTTCTGGGGATATTGTCAAAGTTAAAAAAGTTGTCGAGCCACGTTTCAAAGCCTTGGGAGTAACTGTAAATTGGGTAGGGCCATTTCCCGCCGGTCCCCAACTGATAGAAGCGATGAATGCAGGTAAAATTGATATCGGTACTGTCGGTGAAACACCACCAATTTTTTCCCAAGCTGCAGGTATTACAGAAGTTATTTATATTGCTGGACGCAGACCTAGTAAAGGACTCAACCAAGGTATTATTGTCAGAGCCGATTCTCCGATTAAGCGGTTAGTAGATATTAAGGGTAAAAAAGTTGCCTTTCAAAGAGGGTCGAATGCTCACTATTTACTAGCAAAAGCCTTGAGAGAGGTGGGGTTAAAAATCACTGATGTTCAAGTTGTTGGTTTGACTCCATCGGAAGCCCGCGACGCCTTTATTCAAAATAAGGTTGAAGTTTGGGTAGGTGGCGATCCCTTTTTAGCCCTTGTGGAAAGAACTATCCCCATTCGTAATCTGAGAAATGCTGCGGGAATTAACACCCTTGGCGGATTTTATCTTGGTAGGCGACAATTTGTTACCCAAAATCCCGAATTGGTGCGCGTGTTTTTAGAAGAAGCCGACAAGATAGGTGAATGGGCTGACAAGAATCCAGTGGAAGTTGCTAAAGCTTTTGCTCCTGAGTTGAAATTAGATGTATCAGTTTTGGAAACAGTTTCACGTCGAACTATTCGCCGATTAAGAAAACTGACCCCTTCCATTATTGCTGAACAACAGCGTGTAGCTGACTTCTATTTACAAGAGAAAATAATCCCCCGCAAGATAGATATCAGGGAGACTACACCCTCGCCGCAATTATTAGAAGCCATCACACCTAAGCGCCTCAATCAGTTATAA